In the Dioscorea cayenensis subsp. rotundata cultivar TDr96_F1 chromosome 12, TDr96_F1_v2_PseudoChromosome.rev07_lg8_w22 25.fasta, whole genome shotgun sequence genome, one interval contains:
- the LOC120273433 gene encoding probable inactive patatin-like protein 9 isoform X2 encodes MDFTKLSLQIFSQLELNWLKNHHKARILTIDGGGLLAGQALLHLESQIQSKTSNPDARIPDLFDLIAGTGMGGVLAALLTVSNPNSTRPLFSAKEALDFLHTNHHRLFRPSGLLRRRFSSRSFDRVLRRALPSLTLRNACKPLLIPCYDLNTSAPFVFSRADASESLSFDFELWRVCRATAATPGLFKPCELVSVDGKTSCAAIDGGVVMNNPAAAAVTHVLHNKREFPFVAGVEDLVVLSIGNGLPASPPRGYRRCSGAGVIGIVLDGVSGTVDQMLGNAFCWNPSDYVRIQAVDGER; translated from the exons atggATTTCACCAAGCTCTCCCTCCAAATCTTCTCCCAATTGGAGCTCAACTGGCTCAAGAACCACCACAAAGCTCGCATCCTCACTATTGACGGCGGCGGCCTCCTCGCCGGCCAAGCCCTCCTCCACCTCGAATCCCAAATCCAGTCCAAAACCTCCAACCCGGATGCTCGCATTCCCGATCTCTTTGACCTCATCGCCGGCACAGGCATGGGTGGGGTCCTCGCCGCTCTCCTCACCGTCTCCAACCCTAACTCCACCCGCCCCCTCTTCTCCGCCAAAGAAGCCCTAGATTTCCTCCACACCAACCACCACCGCCTCTTCCGCCCTTCCGGGCTCCTCCGGCGCCGATTCTCCTCCCGAAGCTTCGATCGCGTGCTCCGCCGTGCCCTCCCCAGCCTCACCCTCCGCAACGCCTGCAAACCCTTGCTGATCCCTTGCTACGATCTCAACACCTCCGCCCCCTTCGTCTTCTCCCGCGCCGACGCCTCCGAATCCTTGAGCTTCGATTTCGAGCTCTGGCGCGTTTGCCGGGCGACGGCGGCTACGCCGGGGCTATTCAAGCCATGCGAGCTCGTCTCCGTCGACGGGAAGACATCATGCGCCGCCATTGATGGCGGAGTTGTGATGAATAAcccggcggcggcggcggtgaCCCATGTGTTGCATAACAAGAGGGAGTTCCCTTTCGTCGCCGGCGTGGAGGATCTTGTTGTGCTATCAATTGGGAATGGACTGCCAGCGTCGCCGCCGAGAGGGTATCGCCGTTGCTCCGGCGCCGGCGTGATTGGGATCGTGCTTGATGGGGTTTCGGGAACAGTCGATCAGATGCTTGGTAATGCCTTTTGCTGGAACCCATCCGATTACGTTCGTATTCAG GCCGTTGACGGAGAAAGATGA
- the LOC120273433 gene encoding probable inactive patatin-like protein 9 isoform X1, translating to MDFTKLSLQIFSQLELNWLKNHHKARILTIDGGGLLAGQALLHLESQIQSKTSNPDARIPDLFDLIAGTGMGGVLAALLTVSNPNSTRPLFSAKEALDFLHTNHHRLFRPSGLLRRRFSSRSFDRVLRRALPSLTLRNACKPLLIPCYDLNTSAPFVFSRADASESLSFDFELWRVCRATAATPGLFKPCELVSVDGKTSCAAIDGGVVMNNPAAAAVTHVLHNKREFPFVAGVEDLVVLSIGNGLPASPPRGYRRCSGAGVIGIVLDGVSGTVDQMLGNAFCWNPSDYVRIQANRPLTEKDDVKMAGERMLNERGLETLPFGGKRLLTETNGQRIEAFVQRLVTSTGDNMGLASSPSPR from the exons atggATTTCACCAAGCTCTCCCTCCAAATCTTCTCCCAATTGGAGCTCAACTGGCTCAAGAACCACCACAAAGCTCGCATCCTCACTATTGACGGCGGCGGCCTCCTCGCCGGCCAAGCCCTCCTCCACCTCGAATCCCAAATCCAGTCCAAAACCTCCAACCCGGATGCTCGCATTCCCGATCTCTTTGACCTCATCGCCGGCACAGGCATGGGTGGGGTCCTCGCCGCTCTCCTCACCGTCTCCAACCCTAACTCCACCCGCCCCCTCTTCTCCGCCAAAGAAGCCCTAGATTTCCTCCACACCAACCACCACCGCCTCTTCCGCCCTTCCGGGCTCCTCCGGCGCCGATTCTCCTCCCGAAGCTTCGATCGCGTGCTCCGCCGTGCCCTCCCCAGCCTCACCCTCCGCAACGCCTGCAAACCCTTGCTGATCCCTTGCTACGATCTCAACACCTCCGCCCCCTTCGTCTTCTCCCGCGCCGACGCCTCCGAATCCTTGAGCTTCGATTTCGAGCTCTGGCGCGTTTGCCGGGCGACGGCGGCTACGCCGGGGCTATTCAAGCCATGCGAGCTCGTCTCCGTCGACGGGAAGACATCATGCGCCGCCATTGATGGCGGAGTTGTGATGAATAAcccggcggcggcggcggtgaCCCATGTGTTGCATAACAAGAGGGAGTTCCCTTTCGTCGCCGGCGTGGAGGATCTTGTTGTGCTATCAATTGGGAATGGACTGCCAGCGTCGCCGCCGAGAGGGTATCGCCGTTGCTCCGGCGCCGGCGTGATTGGGATCGTGCTTGATGGGGTTTCGGGAACAGTCGATCAGATGCTTGGTAATGCCTTTTGCTGGAACCCATCCGATTACGTTCGTATTCAG GCAAACAGGCCGTTGACGGAGAAAGATGATGTAAAAATGGCTGGTGAAAGAATGCTTAACGAGAGGGGATTGGAAACGTTGCCGTTTGGCGGGAAACGGTTACTGACGGAGACAAACGGACAACGCATTGAAGCGTTTGTTCAGAGACTCGTTACTTCTACTGGAGATAACATGGGTTTAGCATCAAGCCCCTCACCTAGGTAA